In Mercenaria mercenaria strain notata chromosome 13, MADL_Memer_1, whole genome shotgun sequence, the DNA window TTCTTCAGTGAGTTTATAACGACATAGATGATAACAGGGTAGAGTAAGGGCCGAAGTTTAAATTAGGAGATCAACAAGAAACAATCTACTCATCTGCGATATGAAGGAAGCAATTCTGATCTTCTACAATGAGATTATAGACGACGAAGGTGATGACAGGGTAGAGTATATACGGAAAACATAAACAAAGAGATTGATGAGAGTCCACCTACCTATCTGCGATATGAAGGAAACAAATCTGGAATTTTACAACGAGATAATAAACGTCGTTGATGATCAATGGGCACAGTATAGGGCCGTTGTTAAAGTTAGGCGATAAACCAGAGACCACTTACCTATCTGCGATATGAAGAGAACATCTCTGGATTTCAACAGTGAGATTGTAGACGGCGTAGATAATGACGGGACAGAGTATAAGGACGGCACTGAATATgatacagatgatgatgatattagTGAGGTCGGTCTGTTGTCTTGCCGCAAGAAGACCGTCAATTGTTAGAGCCAGTGACACCTGGGCCTCGCGGATAATATCCTTAACAAAACGAAAATATTACATAAGTTTCATATGTTTAAGATTTTTCCATAAAACTATGTTTTGGGCGAGACAACTGCATCATAAAATTAGTTGTTGATGTAGTGAATTCTTAAAAAAAAGGCGGAATTAAAGAAAAGCAAAAAGCTTGGAGCTCAAGTTTTACCATACACTGCATGTACTGTCCACTCAAATTAATAAAAGAACAGTTGCTGCTAAAATCAATGGCGGTATCGCCTTTTTGAGTTAAAAGCTAAACAATATAAAAGTTTTTGcttgaaatgattttttcaaaCCTTGCGCATAAGAACGCTCTGACAATAGTTTATGCTGACTGAAGTTTTATTAGTATCTTTCCATCAATGGTTTGATATGTTTCTCCGACTCGATTATTAGCTAGGCTAGACTAATACCTAAAATATTCAGtatctatatttttaaatatgcTGTAAATCGTGTGCCAGTGCCTTGAAGATACTCCTGTTTTGTCTCACACTTACGACCTACCTGAAAGTATGTCATATTTTCAAACCAGAATTTGGCATCTTGCAGAGACCCCACTGTATTGATGACGGCCCCAGAGTTCCGAGAGCGAATTTCTCCCCTTTTATTCTGGATGGTGCGCATGATTTCAggatttcctttgattttagcgTCGTAGATCTCCTTCGCTATTGTCGAGTACTGCCGAGCAGCGGCGAATGAAGCGTTGGAGGTATCCTGGCTTTCCACGAAATACAAGTATTCTTCTCGTGTCGGGAACTCGCCAAGGGTGTAAAATATAACACCCATCGCACGTTCACGACCGAGGTACTCCGATGCAACCAGTAGTTCTTGGTATGCAACGAAAGCTTTCCATACCTAgatcatgttgaagaaatggtATTAGTGGAAGTACTTTCTAGGACATTGCTGTAGCATTTTATATAATGTCATGGTGGATCGCCTGTAAaactacatatgagccgcaccatgagaaaaccaacatagtgcgtttgcgaccagcattgatccagaccagcctgcgcatccgcgatcaggatccatgtttttcgctttcaaagcctattgcaattagagaaaccgttagcgaacagcatggatcctgaccagactacgcggatgcgcaggctggtctggatccatgctggtcgcaaatgcactatgttggttttctcatggtgcggctcaatacATTTTTCTCCATTTCAGTTTTAAGTATATAATTACTGTTATAACATAAACAAAGACTTTGTTTATTTGGCAAGCTTTTACGGGTAGCTCGCTCTGCGGACAGAGCATTAGACAGACATGACGTCGTGGCGTTATCACTTACTTTCAAGGAATACGTTAGAAATGGTCTCTACCAGTTTAGTTGGTAAATGACAAATACTGGCACTGAAACGTAGTACAAAACATGCGAAAACAAATCAAGGATATTAAAATctacaaatgagccacgccatgagaaaaccaacatagtgattTGGACGATGGATCCAGCCAGCTGGATCCGCAGTTGGTTGATCATGCTGCGCAAGCACATGTGGTTCTCAGGGCGCGCTCAATATGTTATTTTTTGCCTAGTTCCATATCCTATCGATTTTGACTCGTACCTTTTCTGCACGTGCCTCAGTGATAGACTTGTAGAACCACTTGATGAAAACTTCAATCCAGTCCGAGTATGTGATCAATTCCTCGTGAAACGTTACTTTTAACGTATCTAACTCATATCTATCAATGTAAGACGAAACTTTGTCATTTGCTATATCTTTGAAACTGACACAAACGCTTCCATTTAGTTAAAAGCAACAGACGGTAtcgaaaaaaagacaaaaaatactgTCCAGACTGctaaatatacagaaaaatacaTGAGcgttttcattatacatgtaggCATAAAATAGGTTTCTTCAAGGGttagatatttatatatattctattttcatttcatatataGATACAAAGTAGTATGTTTAACATCTTTAATTGTCTTGATCAAGATGTTGGTAACTGATCATTAACTGGCCGAGCGTTATGCTACAAATATACCTGTGTCGATTCAAAGTCTTTAAGAAGGTCTCGCTGGAATCGAACTCAGATCTAGTGTTGCTGAGTGAAGTCGGCCACTCTGGCAGATTCTGCACAGCTTCGTCTGTATCAAGATAGCGTTGTAGTAAGAAGTCTTTTGTCTCCGGACGGATTGAACTTAGGTAGAGGGCGCTGCCGTCTCTCTCACGCTGCAGAGACCGAATCATGTACGCCATATCCAAACTGAAGTTTAACCGGTGATACTTAATGTGAAAAACATAATTGAggcacaccatgagaaaaccaacataattcgtttgcgaccagcatggatccagaccagcctgcgcatccgcgcagtctggtcagaatccatgctgttcgctaacagtttctctaattgcaataggctttgaaagcgaacatcatggatcctgaccagatagcgcggatgcgcagcctggtctggatccatgctggtcgtaaatccactatgttgattttctcatggtgcggctcatattgtaTTTTCATAGAGAATACAATATTATCTAAGGTAAGTCAACGAAGTGTATTAACACAAAGTATATTTCCTTTGTTATTTTTCACTGAAGAGCCGGATTATGGAAATGTGAACAGAAATACTCAATGTTAATATAGATAGATTATGACAGACATTTTTAATTGACAAATAGAATTGTAAAGATGTTAAAAAGTAGTGGGaaccaaaaaaaattgaaaggcAAAGTTTGGCAGATATTATCTACCATTACTGTAGCAGCATTAACAAGCCATGACCTGCTTAACGATACCAAGTGTAATAATTCGATTGTCATACAAGCAAGcgttttcaattttgtttgaaacaCTTCTTTCTGGTGGAACCTCAGTCAATGCATGTTGTTAAACTTGTCAGAAAAAAAACTAAGTGCCTGTCTGCAGCAGGAGTACTAACCTGAAGAGAAGTGTAGATCTGATGGACGTTGAGTAGAGGTAGTTGTTGAGCGTCGTGCCAAATGAGTTTCCGGTGAGTCCGACAAGAATAGAGACAGGTATAAGAATAATGGCTAACATCTTGATCATCTGGTTCCGCTGACCAGCCGTCGTGATTGGGTCACCTTGACAAAAAATGGACATTCattttttactataatagaacaATAAAATCCGCAAAGTCGGTGACAGAGGGCGTGAGGGAtgttaaacatttcatttcctctcatgaacagtctgctattatgttgcttggctgccttctatgcttccaaaggatattttcatagattttattaaatgcttaCAAATACTTGCTGTACAATAATGatgaatatgagccgcgccatgagaaaatcaacatagtgcgtttgcgaccagcatggatccagaccagcctgcgcatccgcgcagtctggtcaggatccatgctattcgctttcaaagcctattgcaattagagaaaccgttagcgaacagcatggatcctgaccagactgcgcggatgcgaaggctggtctggatcaatgctggttgcaaacacactatgttgattttctcatggtgcggataATATCTTATGAACCACAATGAGATGCTCTTGAGTTTCTCCCACCCAACAGAGCTCGTTAATGAAACAGGCTGTCAATTCACagagagctaggctaagttaaccTGACATGCATGTATCTCGCTGTGTGTTCCGCGGGCTTTGACTCGTTCTGTCCCTCTGATCTGTATCTGCATTGGTAAAAACTGAATGTCGCCCCATTTGTGTATATGCATTTGTCTGCACATGTCTGTTAATTTAGTGTAATATATTATGTAACATAATACATGTTTGTCGTCGTATTTTACTTCTTAATTGTTGTTTACAACTGATTTATCCGGTTGCACGTATGTCAACGCTTGCAGAAACTACTATTTGTAAATTCTTTCGCACAGGCATTTGTAAAGGCATCGCTTGTTGTAAAGCTGCATGTTCGGGAATGAAACATCACCAAATCAATTTGTACATGATCTATAATGTCAGAAACTATGCGAAAAAGAAAATGATACTTTCAAACGGGGAAAGAGATCGGTGCGTGTATTCACATGAAATGGCTTGCAATTTGTTTTGCGCTTAATCATTAATCACAGGATTGGTACCTAAACCTCAAACGTTATCTGGTTTTATAAAATGGAGGGTTGATTGAAAATCGAGTCTCTAGCGTTGTTTGATTTTGGAGAATCACATTATACATGAAGCGTAAGTTGcgactttttacaaaaatagctTGCCCTTACAAAACCACGAAAAGTGAAAAGGAAAACAAGCGTTGAGAAGTACATGATTTTCTAATTAAAAATACCTGTTGTCGTgattacataaaatgtttacaaaattcaCGACGCAGTTTTTGGTACTGTGCACATGTGTTCCATTTACAGACAATCCCAAGCATGGCACTCAGAAGCTGTGGGATAACCAATCTTGTTACCATTATTATTTGTTTCCGTCGCAACGTGTATGTTTAACAAAAGTATTATCAAATTAGTATATCAAACATGATTAAACATTCGTTTCAATAAAAAAACAGAAACTGCGCAGTTCAAAGAAATTAATAACTATGAAAACATGACATCCAATTTGCGTTATCTGTTTAAATTTAGGAAACCTACCTCTGCAAGCGTTTAAACACTGGTTCCCGGTGTTGTTCACGTGCAGCATGTCCATGATGGCTGCATTTAGTTGAGATGGTGACAGTGATGTCATCGAGGAGGTCATTGAGGGCTTAGCAGGGGCAACCTTACCCCCAGATTTCTGCCAAAACGGCATCTTGAACTGAAATTGAAATTCTAAGACTTCATAATTATGTATCAATACAACCACGAAGAATAAAGATAATAACACTTTTATATGCGAAATCTACAATGTAGGTCCGTTCTATTGTTTGCCCCGGGTTCTTATTATGTAATATTGAACTAGCAAGAATGAAAAATCCTTCGGGTACACTCCTGCTTGCAACAACACTTCATATTTTATCGTATATGAAGCATATCCACATCTACGTTTTAGttacttttaaaagtaaatatgaacagtaaTGATGGATTTCTAAGACCCCTTTCTCTTTGATCCACCAGGCGTTATCTTGAAATTCTTAGGGAATAATTTTGCATAGTTAAAAGTTTTTGACTCAAAAATACTacattatttcttgaaaaaaaataatgaacatgaatatataaaatttaacaatattttacctGTTGTCTAACTCCTTTCCTTTACAAAGACTGAGTAAAGACCCACAACTCGCTAATGGTTACCATTGCAACGGCTGAACGTTTTTCTCGGTAGCGGAAAGGTGACAAGAGCCATTGATTTCTTAATTCTCATTATTATCACCTCTTCTCTTCTCGTTTTTAGTTATTGATGTTTATGTACTGTTTATTCCTTATGTTGAAATATGGTAGATGATATCATTAAAGGTGCCTCTGTCCGAATAACTCTACATAAATGTGAGAATAATGGATTCGATGCAACACCTTGTCAAAAACTTCTATTCCTGTAAAACTTGATTATTAATTTACAATTCTACATTTTGCACAACAATATGAGATGAATTTCCATGCTAAAGTAATATAAGGTTTGCACTGAAAAAgcgtatttaacctttagcctgctgggggcaggtgattatgcctttgtgatcaatgcagaccaagatcagtctgcacatcaaggctgatcatggcctgcactgttcgctattcagtcaggaaattttcagtgaacacccctttggataataagtggtactgcccaaattgattaaTGGACAA includes these proteins:
- the LOC123530317 gene encoding uncharacterized protein LOC123530317, with translation MPFWQKSGGKVAPAKPSMTSSMTSLSPSQLNAAIMDMLHVNNTGNQCLNACRGDPITTAGQRNQMIKMLAIILIPVSILVGLTGNSFGTTLNNYLYSTSIRSTLLFSLDMAYMIRSLQRERDGSALYLSSIRPETKDFLLQRYLDTDEAVQNLPEWPTSLSNTRSEFDSSETFLKTLNRHRYELDTLKVTFHEELITYSDWIEVFIKWFYKSITEARAEKVWKAFVAYQELLVASEYLGRERAMGVIFYTLGEFPTREEYLYFVESQDTSNASFAAARQYSTIAKEIYDAKIKGNPEIMRTIQNKRGEIRSRNSGAVINTVGSLQDAKFWFENMTYFQDIIREAQVSLALTIDGLLAARQQTDLTNIIIICIIFSAVLILCPVIIYAVYNLTVEIQRCSLHIADRTKALSKEKKRTDTLLYQMLPKEVAEQLKQNQEVRTEEFVQATIMFSDIVGFTNISSRSSPLQIVEMLNTIYSCLDERIDLYDVYKVETIGDAYLVVSGLPKPNGKRHASEIASLSLDILEHVNRMEIPHIPGTNVRLRIGSHSGPVVAGVVGTKMPHYCVFGEAVNVANKMEALGKPCKIHLSKTTADILTEVGGYVIKEREDFPEKVNANDHDLQMAFKGNVKTYWLVCREGFTPQTTPDLETKA